The Gemmatimonadota bacterium sequence CGTCGAAACCGGCGTGCCCGCCCACTTCACGCTGCTGGAGACGCTCCGCTACGTGCTGGGCCTGACCGGCTCCAAGCAGGGCTGCGACAAGGGCGACTGCGGCGCCTGCACGGTGCTCCTGGACGGCACGCCCGTCCTGGCCTGCCTGACCCCGGTCTTCGAGGCCGAGGGGCGCCGGGTCCTGACGGTCGAAGGCCTGGCCGACGGCCCCGAGCCCCATCCCCTCCAGGACGAGTTCGACCTGAACGGTGCCGCCCAGTGCGGGTTCTGCACGCCCGGCATCCTCTGCTCGGCGGCGGCGCTGCTGGCCGTGCGCCCCGCGCCCAGCCGGAGCGAGATCCAGGAGGCGCTCTCCGGCAACCTCTGCCGCTGCACCGGCTACACCAAGATCTACGATGCCGTGGAGCGGGCCGGGGCCCGCCTGGAGGCGTCCGCCGACCTGCAGCAGCGCTTCGGCGCCCGCGTCCGGGGGGACGGATGAGCGAGGAGACGCCGGTGTACAACAGCGGACGCAGAGGCCATAAGTCCAAGTCGGACCTGCACATCGTCGGGAAGCCCCAGCGCAAGATCGAGGGCCTGCAGAAGTCCAGCGGGCGGGCCGTCTATACGGACGACATCGTCCTGCCCGGAATGCTGCACGGGAAGATCCTGCGCTCGCCCCACCCCCACGCCGAGATCGTCTCCATCGATACGTCGAAGGCCGAGGCGCTGGAGGGCGTGCACGCCGTGGTGACCGGACGGGACATGCCGGTGCTCTACGGCATCATCCCGTGGACCCCGGACGAGTATCCCCTGTGCGTGGACCGGGTGCGGTTCATCGGGGACGGCGTCGCGGCCGTGGCGGCGGTGGACGAGGACACCGCGCTGCGCGCGCTCGACCTGATCGAGGTCGAGTACCGGCCGTTGCCGGCCTACCTGACGCCCGAGGCCGCCCTGGCCGCCACCGGCGACTGGATCCACGAGCCCGCCAAGCCCGGCCGCAACGGCAACGTGACCAAGGTGGTCCGGCTGGAGTTCGGGGAGGTGGAGGCCGGCATGGAGGCAGCCGACCACCTCGTGGAGGGCGAGTACTTCTTCGAGGGGACCACCCACGCGCCCATCGAGCCCCACTGCGCCATCGGGCAGATGGAGCCGGACGGAAAGCTCACGGTCTGGTCCTCCACCCAGGTGCCCCACTACCTGCACCGCGAGCTGGCCCGCGTGCTGGAGCTGGATCCCGCCAAGGTGCGGGTCATCCAGCCGCTGGTGGGCGGCGCCTTCGGCGGGAAGTCCGAGCCGTTCGACCTCGAGTTCTGCGTGGCCCGGCTGGCCATGAAGGCGGGCCGGCCGGTCAAGATCCTCTACACGCGCGAAGAGGTCTTCTACGCCCACCGGGGTCGGCATCCCTTCCACATGCGCTACCGGACGGGTCTGACCCGCGACGGCCGCATCACGTCGGTGGATGCCAAGATCCTGCTGGACGGCGGGGCCTACGCCTCCTTCGGGCTCGTCACCACGTACTACTCGGGCCAGTTGCTCTGTGCGCCCTACCGCTTCCCCGCGTACCGCTTCGACTCCACCCGGGTCTACACCAACAAGCCGGCCTGTGGACCCAAGCGGGGGCACGGCTCGGTCCAGCCCCGCTTCGCCTTCGAGGTCCAGTTGGACAAGCTCGCGGAGAAGGCGGGGTTCGACCCGATCGAGCTCCGGCGCATCAACTTCATCGGCTCCGACACGCGGACGGTCAACGAGCTACGCGTCACCTCCAACGGCTTCCTGGAGTGCCTGGAGGCGGTCGAGCGCGCCAGCGGCTGGAAGGAGCGCTTCCGGAAGCTGCCCTTCGGGCGGGGCCTGGGCGTGGCGGGCTCCACGTACATCTCCGGGACCAACTACCCGATCTACCCCAACGACATGCCCCAGTCGGGCGTGCAGATCCAGATCGATCGCTCGGGGCGGGTCTCGGTCTTCAGCGGAGGCTCGGAGATCGGGCAGGGCTGTGACTCCGTGGTGGCCTACATCGCCGCCGAGGAGCTGGGCGTGCCGGTCGATCACGTGCGGGTCCTGCGCGGAGACACCGACTTCGTGCCGGTGGACCTGGGGGCGTATTCCTCCCGGGTCACGTTCATGCTGGGCAACGCCTGCATCCAGGCGGCCCGGAAGCTCCGCGACCAGGTGCGGAGCGCCGTGGCCGAAGCCTGGGAGGTGGCCGCGGACGACGTGGTCCTGGCCGCCGGGCAGGCGCGCCACCTGACGGACGCGGCGCGCACCCTCCCCATCCGCGAGGCCTTCAACCTGGCGGAGGCGAAGTTCGGGACGTTGGGGGCCACCGGGTCCTACAACACGCCCAAGGACGTGCACGGGAGCTACCGGGGTGGGACCATCGGAGCCTCGCCCGCCTACTCCTTCACCGCCCACGTGGCCGAGGTGGAGGTGGACGTCGAGACCGGCTTCGTGCGGGTCGAGAAGATCTGGGTGGCCCACGACTGCGGGAAGGCGCTGAATCCGGTGCTGGTGGAGGGCCAGATGGAGGGCTCCGCCTACATGGGCTTCGCCGAGGCCCTGATGGAGGAGCAGATCTTCAAGGACGCGGAGCACGGTCGGGCGGGCCTCCACAATGCGCCGTCCCTCCTGGACTACCGGATCCCGACCAGCCTGGACACGCCCGGTCTCGAGGCCCTCATCATCGAGTCGAACGATCCCGAGGGGCCGTACGGCGCCAAGGAGGCGGGCGAAGGTCCGCTGCACCCGTCCATCCCGGCCATCGCCAACGCCA is a genomic window containing:
- a CDS encoding (2Fe-2S)-binding protein, with amino-acid sequence MPSATDIVRLHVNGESVETGVPAHFTLLETLRYVLGLTGSKQGCDKGDCGACTVLLDGTPVLACLTPVFEAEGRRVLTVEGLADGPEPHPLQDEFDLNGAAQCGFCTPGILCSAAALLAVRPAPSRSEIQEALSGNLCRCTGYTKIYDAVERAGARLEASADLQQRFGARVRGDG
- a CDS encoding xanthine dehydrogenase family protein molybdopterin-binding subunit, whose amino-acid sequence is MSEETPVYNSGRRGHKSKSDLHIVGKPQRKIEGLQKSSGRAVYTDDIVLPGMLHGKILRSPHPHAEIVSIDTSKAEALEGVHAVVTGRDMPVLYGIIPWTPDEYPLCVDRVRFIGDGVAAVAAVDEDTALRALDLIEVEYRPLPAYLTPEAALAATGDWIHEPAKPGRNGNVTKVVRLEFGEVEAGMEAADHLVEGEYFFEGTTHAPIEPHCAIGQMEPDGKLTVWSSTQVPHYLHRELARVLELDPAKVRVIQPLVGGAFGGKSEPFDLEFCVARLAMKAGRPVKILYTREEVFYAHRGRHPFHMRYRTGLTRDGRITSVDAKILLDGGAYASFGLVTTYYSGQLLCAPYRFPAYRFDSTRVYTNKPACGPKRGHGSVQPRFAFEVQLDKLAEKAGFDPIELRRINFIGSDTRTVNELRVTSNGFLECLEAVERASGWKERFRKLPFGRGLGVAGSTYISGTNYPIYPNDMPQSGVQIQIDRSGRVSVFSGGSEIGQGCDSVVAYIAAEELGVPVDHVRVLRGDTDFVPVDLGAYSSRVTFMLGNACIQAARKLRDQVRSAVAEAWEVAADDVVLAAGQARHLTDAARTLPIREAFNLAEAKFGTLGATGSYNTPKDVHGSYRGGTIGASPAYSFTAHVAEVEVDVETGFVRVEKIWVAHDCGKALNPVLVEGQMEGSAYMGFAEALMEEQIFKDAEHGRAGLHNAPSLLDYRIPTSLDTPGLEALIIESNDPEGPYGAKEAGEGPLHPSIPAIANAIHDAIGVRMDRLPFSPPKVWRAIQAAREAGSLAKPAAPAGVGVR